GCGCGGCAGAAGACGGGATGCCACGAGCCACACGATCAGCACCGGCGCCACGCCCCACGGGTCGGCGACGAGCCCGAGGAACGGCTGGACGCAGAGGGGAAACAGGACGCCCGCGAGCATCGCCTGCGCGATCGACGGCGGGATCCGCGCGATGAGCGCGCCGAGCGGCGGGAACAGTGCGGTGCACAGGATCAGCGCGCCCGAGACGAGGAAGCCGCCCACCACCGCGGGCCACCCTCCCTCGACGGCACCGGTGGCCGCGAGCAGTGCGACACCGGGGGTCGACCAGGCGATGGTGATCGGCATCCGGTATCGCCAGGCGAGGAAGATGCACCCGATCCCGACCATCAGCGTGATCGCGAGCAGGCCGCTCGCCGCCTGCTCGGGCGTCGCCCCCACCGAGCGAAGACCCGTGAGGACGACGGCGAACGTGCTGGTGAAACCGACGAGAGCGGTGACGACCCCGGCGATGAGCGGGCGGGCGAGGGAGGCGTGCGAAGTCTCGGTCATGAGACTCCCGACGCTATCGGAACGACAGCGATCCCATCGTTCTCGCGCGGACCACGCGATGCCCCGATCAGGCCGTGATGACCTGCGCCGTGCCGGGAGCCGCGTCCGGACCCATCTCGTCGGCGAGGCGGTTCGCCTCTTCGATGAGCGTGCGCACGATCTCGGCCTCGGGAACGGTCTTGATGACCTCGCCCTTGACGAAGATCTGGCCCTTGCCGTTGCCGGAGGCAACGCCCAGGTCGGCGTCGCGCGCCTCGCCGGGGCCGTTGACGACGCAGCCCATGACGGCGACGCGCAGCGGCACGGTCATGTCCTTGAGGCCCTCGGTGACGTCGTCCGCGAGGGTATAGACGTCGACCTGGGCACGACCGCACGAGGGGCACGAGACGATCTCGAGCTTGCGCTCGCGCAGGTTCAGCGACTGCAGGATCTGGTGCCCGACCTTGACCTCTTCGGCCGGCGGCGCCGACAGCGAGACGCGGATCGTGTCGCCGATGCCCTCCGAGAGCAGGATGCCGAACGCGGTCGCGCTCTTGATCGTGCCCTGGAACGCGGGCCCGGCCTCGGTCACGCCGAGGTGCAGGGGCCAGTCGCCCCGCTCGGCGAGCAGACGATAGGCCTTCACCATGACGATCGGGTCGTTGTGCTTGACCGAGATCTTGAAGTCGTGGAAGTCGTGCTCCTCGAACAGCGAGGCCTCCCAGACCGCGCTCTCGACGAGAGCCTCGGGCGTGGCCTTGCCGTACTTCTCGAGCAGGCGGCGGTCGAGCGACCCGGCGTTGACGCCGATGCGCAGCGAAACGCCGGCGTCTTTCGCGGCCTTGGCGATCGCGCCGACCTGGTCGTCGAACTTGCGGATGTTGCCCGGGTTCACGCGCACCGCACCGCACCCGGCGTCGATCGCCTGGAAGACGTACTTCGGCTGGAAGTGGATGTCGGCGATGACCGGGATCTGGCTCTTCTTCGCGATGATGTGGAGCACGTCCGCATCGTCCTGCGAGGGAACAGCAACGCGCACGATCTCGCAACCGGATGCCGTGAGCTCGGCGATCTGCTGGAGCGTCGCGTTGATGTTGGTCGTCGGGGTCGTCGTCATCGACTGGACGCTCACCGGGGCGTCACCGCCGACGAGGACCTTGCCGACCTTGATCTGACGGGTCTTGCGACGAGGCGCGAGGACCTCCGGCACGCGGGGCATCCCGATGTTCACTGCAGGCACGTCCACAGCCTACGCTTCCGTACCCTGACAGGGGCTGATGGTGCCCTGTGGTAGGTTCGGCGCCATGCGCGCGTACACATCCTGGTGGCCCACCGTCTAGGCGGTGCGCACGCATGCAACAGACCGCCCTCCCCCTGGGGAATCCGGGCGGTCTTCGTGTTTTCGGCGGCCGCTTTGGACCCTCGCTCATAGACGAAAGACACCTCGATGACCGGGCCCGACCCCTCCACCCTCATCCCCGACCTCCTCGCCGGTTCCGCCCCGTTCGCGCTGATCGCGCGCGACGGCAGGACCGTCGAGGTCCTCACCGGTGACGTCGTCGACGTCGATCTCCTCAGCGACATCCCCCTGACGGATGCCACGGGCACCGCGCGCGAAGTCCTCGCGCTCGTGCCGTTCCGACAGGTGCGTGAGCGCGGCTTCGTCTGTCACGACGACGGGGCACCGCTGCGCTGCCTCGTGGTGGACGAGCGTGTCTCTCTCGATCGCGCGGAGACCGTGGCCTCCCTCCCCTCCTCCCCGGTGCCGCTCGCGGACGCGGGCTTCGACATCGCCGACGAGGAGTACGCGGACATCGTGCGCCGGGTGATCGCCGACGAGATCGGCCGGGGCGAGGGCGCGAACTTCGTCATCCGCCGCGACTTCGTCGCCGGGGTCGACGTCGATCCGCGCGTCGCCGCGCTGACGTGGTTCCGCGCGCTGCTCGAGCACGAGAAGGGCGCCTACTGGACGTTCGCGGTCGTGACCGAGGGCCACATCGCGGTCGGCGCGAGCCCCGAGGCGCACGTGAGCGCCCAGAACGGCATCGTGACGATGAACCCCATCTCGGGCACCTTCCGTCACCCGGCCGGCGGGGCGACCGCCGAGACGCTCGCCGAGTTCCTGCGCTCGACCAAAGAGACCGAGGAGCTCTTCATGGTCGTCGACGAGGAGCTGAAGATGATGAGCGCCGTCTGCAGCGACGGCGGACGCATCACCGGCCCGCACCTCAAGGTGATGTCGCGCCTGACCCACACCGAGTACATGCTGCGCGGGCGCAGCGACCTCGACCCGCGCGACATCCTGCGCGAGACGATGTTCGCCCCCACCGTCACCGGCTCCCCCATGCAGAACGCCTGCACGGTCATCGCCCGGCACGAGACGACGCCGCGCGGCTACTACTCCGGCGTCGCCGCGCTGTTCACCCCGAACGGTGCGACCGAAGGCCCCACGCACGACCTCGACGCGCCGATCCTCATCCGCACGGCGTACCTCGTCGACGGACGCCTGCGCGTTCCCGTCGGTGCCACGCTCGTGCGCCACTCCGACCCGGACGGCGAAGTCGGCGAGACCCACGGCAAGGCCGCGGGCGTCCTCGGGGCGATCGGAGCGATCCCCCGCGACGTCCCGGCGGCTCCCCCGGCAGCCGACCCGGACGCACCGACCGACCCCCGTCGCCCGCTGGACGAGGATCCCGCGATCGCCGAGCTCCTGGCATCCCGGAACGATCGTCTCGCGCCGTTCTGGATGAATCCGCAGGACCCCGACGGCTCGGGCCCCTTCGCCGGGCGCACGGCGCTCGTCGTGGATGCCGAGGACCGCTTCACCACGATGCTCGCCCACCAATTGCGCCACCTCGGCCTCGACACCCGCATCGTGCACTGGTCCGAGGTCTCGGACGCCGAGCTGGACGCCGCCGACCTCGTCGTCTCGGGTCCCGGCCCCGGCGACCCGCGCGACGAGAGCCCGCGCATGGAGGCGATGCGCCACGTCGTCGGTCGCCGTCGTGTGGCGGGCGCACCGCTGCTGGCCGTGTGCCTGAGCCACCAGATCCTCGCCGACGCGCTCGGGATCGACCTGCAGCCCCTCGCCCAGCCGCACCAGGGCC
This portion of the Microbacterium testaceum StLB037 genome encodes:
- the ispG gene encoding flavodoxin-dependent (E)-4-hydroxy-3-methylbut-2-enyl-diphosphate synthase is translated as MPAVNIGMPRVPEVLAPRRKTRQIKVGKVLVGGDAPVSVQSMTTTPTTNINATLQQIAELTASGCEIVRVAVPSQDDADVLHIIAKKSQIPVIADIHFQPKYVFQAIDAGCGAVRVNPGNIRKFDDQVGAIAKAAKDAGVSLRIGVNAGSLDRRLLEKYGKATPEALVESAVWEASLFEEHDFHDFKISVKHNDPIVMVKAYRLLAERGDWPLHLGVTEAGPAFQGTIKSATAFGILLSEGIGDTIRVSLSAPPAEEVKVGHQILQSLNLRERKLEIVSCPSCGRAQVDVYTLADDVTEGLKDMTVPLRVAVMGCVVNGPGEARDADLGVASGNGKGQIFVKGEVIKTVPEAEIVRTLIEEANRLADEMGPDAAPGTAQVITA
- a CDS encoding anthranilate synthase family protein: MTGPDPSTLIPDLLAGSAPFALIARDGRTVEVLTGDVVDVDLLSDIPLTDATGTAREVLALVPFRQVRERGFVCHDDGAPLRCLVVDERVSLDRAETVASLPSSPVPLADAGFDIADEEYADIVRRVIADEIGRGEGANFVIRRDFVAGVDVDPRVAALTWFRALLEHEKGAYWTFAVVTEGHIAVGASPEAHVSAQNGIVTMNPISGTFRHPAGGATAETLAEFLRSTKETEELFMVVDEELKMMSAVCSDGGRITGPHLKVMSRLTHTEYMLRGRSDLDPRDILRETMFAPTVTGSPMQNACTVIARHETTPRGYYSGVAALFTPNGATEGPTHDLDAPILIRTAYLVDGRLRVPVGATLVRHSDPDGEVGETHGKAAGVLGAIGAIPRDVPAAPPAADPDAPTDPRRPLDEDPAIAELLASRNDRLAPFWMNPQDPDGSGPFAGRTALVVDAEDRFTTMLAHQLRHLGLDTRIVHWSEVSDAELDAADLVVSGPGPGDPRDESPRMEAMRHVVGRRRVAGAPLLAVCLSHQILADALGIDLQPLAQPHQGLQKTVDVFGEPASIGFYNTFTARVHPGDRRGITSGGGDVVTHVDIDVAADPATGDVYALRGPGYASVQGHLESILSRDGMRTLERLISHVL